ATTAAATGACACTATTTGACACCAATGGAATTTATATTTATTAGTTTACACAATTCACCATCATGTCCAAAAATGTTTTTTTTTGCAAAAAAAAGACATTTTTTTGTTTTTCCTGCAAAAAAATAGAGTATCTTTATTTTTGTCAAATTAATAAAGACCTTTTAAGGCATTTGGAGCACTTCTATGGCAGCAGAAAACACATTGACTCAATTTACAGGCCTCTATCCTGTATCCAAAACCCTTCGCTTCGAATTGAAGCCAATCGGGAAAACACTTGAAAAAATCAAAGAAACTGGCATCATTGAAAATGATGAAAAACGTCACAAAGACTATTTTGACGCGAAAAAGATTATTGATACATATCATAAATACTTTATTGATGCTGCTCTTAGTAAGTTTCCTCGCATAGATTGGAACCCTCTTAAGGAAGCTATTGAAGGATTTCTTGATAGATCTGACGCAAGTAAAAAGAAACTTGAGAAAACCCAGACGGAATTTAGAAAGAAAATTGCTAAAGCTCTGACTACTCATGACCACTATAAAGAACTGACCGCATCTACTCCTAAAGATCTATTTTTGAAAGTGTTCCCAGACCATTTTGGCAAACAGCCTGCCATTGATACGTTTGATGGTTTTTCGTCTTATTTTACAGGTTTCCAAGAAAATCGGCAAAATATTTACTCGGACGAAGCCATCAGTACCGCTATCCCATACCGTTTAGTTCATGACAATTTCCCAAAGTTCTTATCCAACATCGAAGTTTACAAAAATTTGAGCGACTACGCCCCCGATGTATTGTCTCAAGCAGAAAACGAATTGAAGGATTTCTTGAACGGAAAATCGCTTGCTAACATTTTCGAACTTAATGCGTATAATGAAGTGTTGACTCAATCTGGAATTGATTTCTTTAATCAAGTGATTGGGGGTATCAGTGGTGAAGGTGGCGAGAAAAAGACAAGAGGCATCAATGAATTCTCAAACCTCTATCGCCAACAGCATCCTGAATTTGCACAAAAGCGTCTTGCGACAAAGATGATTCCTCTTTACAAACAAATTCTTAGTGATCGCGAAACAAAGTCTTTTATTTTGGAATCCTATTCCAATGATTCTCAAGTTCAAGATAGCGTAAAAGAATTCTTTGAATCACAAATCCTGAGTTGTGATATTGCCGGTCGTAAGGTCAATGTCCTTAATGAATTATCTTCCTTGATTAAGCGAATCACAGAATTTGATTTGGGAAGTATATATGTTAATCAAGAAGAACTTTCCAACATTTCCTTGGAACTGTTTAAAAATTGGAACACAATTAATGCAATTTTATTCAAAAATGCCGAAAAAAGAATTGGTTCTGCAGAAAAGGCTGCAAATAAAAAGAAAATAGACGCATGGATGAAGAGCAATGAATTCTCCATAGCAACATTGAATCTTGCTATTGCAGAAAGTGATTCTGAAGAGATTTCAAAAGTTAAGATTGAATCATATTGGAATGATTTTGAGGCGAAGGTCCAAAGTATTCTTTGTGGAGATAAACGAAAGAATCTTGACGAATTCCTCTCGGCAACTTTTAACGAGAATAACGCATTAAGAGAAGATTCTGAAGTCATTGGAAAACTGAAGGCTTTCCTTGATGCCTTAATAGAAATCATGCATTCAATCAAGCCTTTGATTTCAGATGCAGAAAATCGAGACTTGTCTTTCTACAACGAGCTGACGCCGTTGTACGACCAACTTTCTCTCGTCGTCCCTCTTTACAATAAGATTCGTAATTACGCGACCCAGAAACTGACTGAATCTGAAAAGTTTAAACTAAATTTTGATAACCCCACATTGGCAGACGGTTGGGATCAAAACAAAGAGGATGCAAATACAGCCATTTTGCTTCTAAAAAATGGATTGTATTATCTCGGCATCATGAATGCCAAAAACAAGCCTAAAATCACAGATTTCAAGACTTCTGAAGACGAAGATTGTTATGACAAAATGGTGTATAAGCTGTTGCCGGGTCCGAATAAGATGTTACCCAAGGTTTTCTTCTCCGAAAAGGGCCTAGCAACCTTTAAACCGCCCAAAGATATTCTTGACGGCTATAACGCAGGAAAACATAAAAAAGGCGACTTGTTTGATATTGATTTTTGCCATCAGTTGATAGATTTTTTTAAGGAATCCATTGCAAAGCATCCTGATTGGAAGAAATTTGATTTCAAATTTTCGGATACTTCTTCCTACGAGGATATTAGTGGTTTCTACAAGGAAGTTACAGATCAAGGCTATAAAATCACCTTCTCCAAAATTCCCACATCGCAAATTGATGAATGGGTGAACGATGGAAAGCTTTTCCTCTTCCAGATTTACAACAAGGATTTCGCTCCTGGAGCAAAGGGCTCTCCAAACTTGCATACCCTGTATTGGAAGTCCGTATTCTCTCCTGAAAACCTGAAAGATGTTGTTGTCAAGTTGAATGGTGAAGCCGAGCTTTTCTACAGACCTAGCTGCGTCAAAAAAACTTATAGTCACAAAGTTGGCGAAAAACTCGTAAATCGAATAGGAAAAGACGGTCTTCCTTTGCCGGAATCAGTCTTTGGCGAATTATTCCGCTATTTCAACGGGAAACTTGATGGCGAACTTAGCGATGAAGCAAAAAAGTATCTTGATATAGCTGTCGTTAAGGACGTCAAACATGAAATTGTAAAGGATCGCCGTTATACACAAGACAAGTTTGAATTTCATGTGCCGCTGACTTTGAATTTTAAGGCCGATTCAAAGAACGAGTATATGAATGAACGTGTTCGCCATTTTTTGAAAGACAACCCTGATATAAACATCATCGGCATTGACCGTGGCGAACGTCATTTGCTGTATATGACATTGATAAACCAAAAGGGTGAAATTCTTAAACAGAAAAGTTTTAATATCGTTGAGTCTGTCAACTACCAGGCAAAACTTGTTCAACGTGAAAAGGAACGAGACGCTGCTAGAAGGAGTTGGAGCAGTGTTGGCAAAATCAAGGACCTTAAAGAGGGTTTCTTGAGCCAGGTAATTCATGAAATCACTACAACAATGATTGATAATAACGCCATTGTTGTTCTTGAAGATTTGAACTTTGGCTTTAAGCGCGGTCGATTCTGTGTGGAACGACAGGTTTATCAGAAGTTCGAAAAGATGTTGATTGACAAACTCAACTATCTTGTTTTCAAGAATAAGCCTGAAGGAGATGTTGGTGGCGTTCTTAAAGGCTATCAGCTTGCAGAAAAATTTGATAGTTTCCAGAAATTGGGCAAGCAGAGCGGCTTCCTGTTCTATATTCCTGCTGCATACACCTCAAAGATTGATCCGACCACAGGTTTCGCTAATCTGTTCAATATGACAGAATTGACGAGTGCAGAAAAGAAAAAGGAATTCCTTTCTCACTTTGAAGACATTACTTATGACGGAAAAAATGACAGATTTTCGTTCA
The genomic region above belongs to uncultured Fibrobacter sp. and contains:
- the cas12a gene encoding type V CRISPR-associated protein Cas12a/Cpf1 codes for the protein MAAENTLTQFTGLYPVSKTLRFELKPIGKTLEKIKETGIIENDEKRHKDYFDAKKIIDTYHKYFIDAALSKFPRIDWNPLKEAIEGFLDRSDASKKKLEKTQTEFRKKIAKALTTHDHYKELTASTPKDLFLKVFPDHFGKQPAIDTFDGFSSYFTGFQENRQNIYSDEAISTAIPYRLVHDNFPKFLSNIEVYKNLSDYAPDVLSQAENELKDFLNGKSLANIFELNAYNEVLTQSGIDFFNQVIGGISGEGGEKKTRGINEFSNLYRQQHPEFAQKRLATKMIPLYKQILSDRETKSFILESYSNDSQVQDSVKEFFESQILSCDIAGRKVNVLNELSSLIKRITEFDLGSIYVNQEELSNISLELFKNWNTINAILFKNAEKRIGSAEKAANKKKIDAWMKSNEFSIATLNLAIAESDSEEISKVKIESYWNDFEAKVQSILCGDKRKNLDEFLSATFNENNALREDSEVIGKLKAFLDALIEIMHSIKPLISDAENRDLSFYNELTPLYDQLSLVVPLYNKIRNYATQKLTESEKFKLNFDNPTLADGWDQNKEDANTAILLLKNGLYYLGIMNAKNKPKITDFKTSEDEDCYDKMVYKLLPGPNKMLPKVFFSEKGLATFKPPKDILDGYNAGKHKKGDLFDIDFCHQLIDFFKESIAKHPDWKKFDFKFSDTSSYEDISGFYKEVTDQGYKITFSKIPTSQIDEWVNDGKLFLFQIYNKDFAPGAKGSPNLHTLYWKSVFSPENLKDVVVKLNGEAELFYRPSCVKKTYSHKVGEKLVNRIGKDGLPLPESVFGELFRYFNGKLDGELSDEAKKYLDIAVVKDVKHEIVKDRRYTQDKFEFHVPLTLNFKADSKNEYMNERVRHFLKDNPDINIIGIDRGERHLLYMTLINQKGEILKQKSFNIVESVNYQAKLVQREKERDAARRSWSSVGKIKDLKEGFLSQVIHEITTTMIDNNAIVVLEDLNFGFKRGRFCVERQVYQKFEKMLIDKLNYLVFKNKPEGDVGGVLKGYQLAEKFDSFQKLGKQSGFLFYIPAAYTSKIDPTTGFANLFNMTELTSAEKKKEFLSHFEDITYDGKNDRFSFSFDYKDFKCFQTDYIKKWTVYTQGKRIVYDKESKSAKEIFPVEIIKAALEKQNIALTDQLDVLSVINSVEASPKSASFFGDICYAFEKTLQMRNSIPNTDEDYLVSPVMNKKGEFYDSRSCGDTLPKNADANGAYHIALKGLYLIKNVFDAGGKDLKISHEDWFKFAQSRNA